The stretch of DNA GCGAGATGGACGACAAGAACGCCTTCCTGGACATCCAGGCCGGTTCGGGCGGCACCGAGGCCCAGGACTGGGCCGAGATGCTGCTGCGCATGTATCTGCGCTGGGCGGAGAAGCGCGGCTTCACCACCGAACTGATCGAGGTCTCGCCGGGCGAGGTGGCCGGCATCAAGAGCGCCACGGTCAAGGTGGACGGCGAGTACGCCTTCGGCTGGCTGCGCACCGAGATTGGGGTGCACCGCCTGGTGCGCAAGTCGCCCTTCGACTCCGGCGGGCGGCGCCACACCTCGTTTGCGGCGGTGTTCGTATCGCCCGAGGTCGATGACGACGTCGAGGTGGATATCAATCCCGCCGACCTGCGCATCGATGTCTACCGTGCCAGCGGCGCCGGCGGTCAGCACGTCAACCGTACCGAATCCGCCGTGCGTATCACGCACATGCCGTCGGGTATCGTGGTGCAGTGTCAGAATGACCGCTCGCAGCACAAGAACAAGGCCACGGCGATGAAACAGCTCAAGGCCAAGCTCTACGAGCTGGAGATCCAGAAGCGCAATGCCGAATCGCAGGCGCTGGAGGACAGCAAATCCGACATCGGCTGGGGCAGCCAGATCCGTTCCTATGTGCTGGACCAGTCGCGCATCAAGGATCTGCGCACCAATGTCGAGACCGGCAATCCCCAGGCCGTGCTGGACGGCGATCTGGACATGTTCATCGAGGCCAGCCTCAAGGCCGGCCTCTGAGCCGGCTTGGTGCTTCATTCACCGCAACGCATCTGATATCACTGAATAATGAGCGACACCGAACAGCAGCTAGACGAGCACAAACTCATCGCCCAGCGGCGCGACAAGCTGAAGCGCCTGCGCGAGGCCGGCGTGGCGTTCCCCAATGATTTTCGCCGCGATTGCATGGCCGGCGAGCTGCACGCCGAATACGGGGAGCTGGACAACGAGACCCTGGAGGCGCGCGGGCTGCGGGTGTCGGTAGCCGGCCGCATGATGGCCAAGCGCATCATGGGCAAGGCGAGCTTTGCGCAGATCCTGGACATGTCCGGGCGCATCCAGCTGTTCATCCAGCGCGACGCCTTGCCGGAAGGTGCCTATACCGATTTCAAGACCTGGGACCTGGGCGACATCCTCGGTGCCGAAGGCGTGCTGTTCAAGACCAAGACCGGGGAGCTGTCGGTGAAGGTCGACAGCCTGCGCCTGCTGACCAAGTCGGTGCGGCCGCTGCCCGAGAAATTCCACGGCCTGACCGATCAGGAAAGCCGTTATCGCCAGCGTTATCTCGACCTGATCATGAACGAGCCGGTGCGGGACACCTTCCGCATGCGCACGCGCATCATCAATTACATCCGCCGGTTCCTGGAGCAGCGCGACTTCCTGGAAGTGGAGACGCCGATGATGCAGGCCATTCCCGGCGGCGCCAC from Gammaproteobacteria bacterium encodes:
- the prfB gene encoding peptide chain release factor 2 (programmed frameshift), with the protein product MELNPVYTEIDDLQGRVQALRGYLDFDAKVEALEEITRELEDPDVWNDPERAQELGRNRARLEEVVTGLETLTAGLQDARELLEMAEAEEDADTIASVESDVADFARRVESLEFRRMFSGEMDDKNAFLDIQAGSGGTEAQDWAEMLLRMYLRWAEKRGFTTELIEVSPGEVAGIKSATVKVDGEYAFGWLRTEIGVHRLVRKSPFDSGGRRHTSFAAVFVSPEVDDDVEVDINPADLRIDVYRASGAGGQHVNRTESAVRITHMPSGIVVQCQNDRSQHKNKATAMKQLKAKLYELEIQKRNAESQALEDSKSDIGWGSQIRSYVLDQSRIKDLRTNVETGNPQAVLDGDLDMFIEASLKAGL
- the lysS gene encoding lysine--tRNA ligase, whose translation is MSDTEQQLDEHKLIAQRRDKLKRLREAGVAFPNDFRRDCMAGELHAEYGELDNETLEARGLRVSVAGRMMAKRIMGKASFAQILDMSGRIQLFIQRDALPEGAYTDFKTWDLGDILGAEGVLFKTKTGELSVKVDSLRLLTKSVRPLPEKFHGLTDQESRYRQRYLDLIMNEPVRDTFRMRTRIINYIRRFLEQRDFLEVETPMMQAIPGGATARPFTTHHNALDMQLFLRIAPELYLKRLVVGGFERVFEINRNFRNEGLSTRHNPEFTMLEFYEAYATYETLMDRTEDMLRGLAEELLGAAQVPYQGETYDFGKPFARMSVRDSILHFNPDLSVSDIDTL